The region CAAAGAAAGACTTTTGCAGGTAGAGACAACAGCTCCATCATACGAAAAAGTGAAAAGGAATCACCAACTATAAGAATACTACGAAACTTAAGTATACGTTTATAAAGTATTTGGCAAGAATAAGTTGTCAAGAAATGAATTCAGGAAAACCAACAGGTTAAGCTTCTAAGCAAAAGATGCCTCCTTTCCAGTATCATTAGGTCAAAAGTCACACTCATAAGAAGCACAAATCCAAGATAATGAACTTCAATCTCGTTTAGTTGTTAACTCATTCCCATCACAAATAAATTTCCTTGTCGCATTTCAATTATCCCAAGCCAAACCCTTTTGATTCAAAGCGTGAGTGGGAAACTCTTCAAAGCTCAATTGAAATTTAAAACAAAAGATTAACAAAATCCACAAATTTGTTCCTTTATATTTGAAATTATAGCTACCAAAAGAATCAATCATATGGAGCAATTAGGAATATTTAAAATTGAGCAATATTAAAGTATCCATTAAATAATTTTGCAACTCCATTTCATAATACAATTCATAAATGTGATATGTACTTAATCAGATATATTATGAACCATACAAATGCACCCAAAAAGGAGTAAAGAAGGGTAATAGTACCTGTTTGAGTTCACTCAAACATTGGGCAGTCTTCACTGCTTCCTCATCATATCTCGACCTCCACTCTGCTGATTCATCTAACGCTTCCCTGTTAGCCAAGTCGAACTGTCGTCTACCCATAAAAGAAAAAAGTTTAAATCTTTGAAAACAAAACTGTTTAAAGATCTAAGTTACATACATGGGCAGCTCTAAAATCCAAAAGGGTATCGATTTCATTGGCTAATACATCAAAGAAAAGTAAGAAAATTATTTGAGCTAGTGTATATATCACAGTGTTGAAGaaaatggatatatatatatatatatatagagagagagagagagagagagagagagaaagtaacCTTAAGAAGTCAGCGTCGAAGGAAGAAGCGGAGTAATCAATGCTCCAAAGTCGGAAGTAAACGGCGGTACCTAGAATGAAGACCACCGCCAAGCCCACCACTATTTCGTTTTTTCTCCTTCTTCCAaccattcttctttctcttctgaTGTTCATTTCGGCTCATTATTTTCAAGTAAAGCTTTGGTTGGTTGCGGGTTGTGGCGTGCTATCCCTTTGGCACACCCAGTCATATTTTGTAAGTAAGCATGTTTTGGTGCTTCATCATTAGTTTCATGGGGTAGGGTAGTgacaattttgtaattatgcatgtgtcttatacaaaaatcatatatgttactgggaagacttTGTATCCTAGAAGACTCTTTagaggaggtgacctggtgacttagggaagcaccatgacCACCAACAGATATGGGTCAAAGTTGTGTACTCCATTGCCCTATCAAgcctatatattaataaaatgatatttatccatacttgtccttgtatgcttccttattgtctatgtgttacttgtttaccatcttcgttgggccatcgcgtgccacttgccttgttgtgtgctttgtgttgtgtggacgttccaaaGAATGACTTgttttgtgcttgctcatacttcgttattacccgttgcatgtctgagatgtgtttgtggctaaccactgagtttttTTGCCTGTAGGTGtatgttgtaggctgacttgctagcttgaagtgtctGCTAGTGCTGcacgttccgtctacttggagtacccaaatagccggcccgtgacagttggtatcagacccaggttagagaaagcttggcaaaacacactaatggtgagcaacactcagaggatcgaagtacttgagaagcgtgtgggggaattagatggcctagacgaaagggtcagggatctttcctctgcaagtcataaGTCTAGATCATCAGATGCAAGCAATCACATAGCTGTGCTAGAGAAGGAAAACGATGTTCTACTATCCAGAATAATCGCGTTGgagcaaagaaacactccaacaagtacttttgtttcccctcggtgggaagagcgcattgcagtggtggagcgcatgctgaaggaacaacaagtttccataaatgacactacggaagactgcagggaggcagttggcgtGCTTAGAGAAGAAATGACTGAGCTAACTGCAAAGGTAAACctaaccatgcgagcggttgggaaggCACCTGCAACGAagccgataggtatggaatatgacCGAGTTAAAGTGCCTAAGCCGAGGCCTTATAACGGGACTAGAGACGCAAAGGACTTGGAAAATTTtctcttcgacatggaacactATTTTAGAGCCGTGTGGGCCGATTCTGAagaaggaaaggtcgccatggctaccatgtacttgtctgggaatgccaaggtgtggtggaggaaaAAGTATGACGACATTGAGAATGGTAgatgcaccatcacatcttggggaGACTTGAAGAGAGAACTGAAGAtgcaatttctgccagaaaatcTCGCCTACATGGCTCGAtgccagttgagagagcttaaacaagtcgggacagtccgagaatatgtgaagaagttttcgggactaatgctcgatataaaggacatgtccgaagtagacaggctcttctgcttcctcgagggattgaaaccgtgggccaagcaagaacttcagagacagcgtgtgtctgacctagccaccgctcaagctgctgctgaACGCTTGACAGACTACACTCCGAAGAGCAGCCTGCCAaaaagggctacccctccaaccagctcaagtagcgctgggagtaagaagtctgggaagtcatggCGGAGTAGAGTAAAGGAGAGAGAAGAAACccagaaagctagagagagaaagcgaGCTTCAACAATGGCAGTGGTTTCAAGCTTCACAACAACTAAATGGCTCTTTCTGTTAGTGCTTCTGTTCACTATTGTCTTAGCAGAAGacggtgtgtgttgtaggctaacttgctagcttgaagtgttTGCAAGtaccgcacgttccgtctacttggagtacccaaaaAGCCGGCCCGTGACACGGGTCAAATTGGCCTTGTTATAGTTTGGaacattttacttttttttttaacaaaaaaatcaCATTAGTTATAGTTAACTTTTTTCTCTCTCTTCAAACTATTAAACCTAGTTTCCAATTGGGACATAGCCAAGATTTTTATTTGAGTGTGCTATTTTGCATCTTAAGGTGTTCAATACCACATGAGATTGCACCTTACGTTTGGATAGCGATAccctataatatttattaaattcaagtGTGTGGGACCCGATATTGGATTGCATCAATAATAGTATGTCACATTCTTATGGTGTTAGGCACTAGTGgtgccccttagcaattctctttTTATTTAGGAGGCGTGATAGAATTTTTTTTCTCCAGGAATTGATCTCTCATGCAATTGCTAAATCAATTCTTCACAATATTCATAGTAAAAAGTATTTTTCTCAACACCAAGCGTAGTAATTGGTAAAACTAATAGCAATGTTAATATCATATAGACTAAAGGGTATGTTGACTCATATTTTACACAAATAAAAGATTAATGAGGAGAAAGAACTTTAGTGCATGAACTTGGAGAGAATATTTGGGTGTAATAAATACAGAAATAAATGAAGACAAGATTTATAATGGTTTGGCCactaatgacctacgtccacttcgtAGCTATATTGATTATATTCCATTTACTACTAAGATCAAATGTACTTGAGACAAATGAGTTTCTCGAGGTACTGAAGAGTTGAGTACAGACAGTCAATGCTCTTAAATACAAATTGGGTCCAACCTTTTATCATTTTGAGTCCTAGTATTTACAGTAGAAAATGGTAGGTGAACCTGATGGGACTATATGACCTTTGATTTAGTTAAATCCCTAAAGGTGTGAGAATGTCGCTGACATTATACCAACTAATTCAAGTAATATCTTTGGTACATGCTATCTGCATGGCGACTCGGACTGCTGAGAATGCCAAGTTGGTGAAGTTTAACTACATTGACGTTGGAAAATACTATACCTCGCCAATTATGGACATTGGCAACCTAGGAATATGCGACCTATCTACTAGCAACCTCAAGAAATTCAACGATTTGAACCCCTTAAATTGTCTATTCAGCACATTTTGTCCACGTTGAATGCCATGTCATCAAtacaaaaatgggtataacatttttCCCCAAGTCAACCTTCATGCGAGCATAAAGTTGGCTTGCATTGGCGATCTATGTTTGACCCCGAGTCGCCCAATTTGCCTCACTAGTTTCCACATCACGTGATTCTTGGGCCATGTCAAATTTCCAATGGTCGCGTTTGTTTAGAATGGGTTATTGGCTTGGGAACTCTTCAACTCTGCCTACCAAGTGGTGGAAGGCCTATTGGGCCACCAAAGTATAAAAGGCGAGAGAGATGAAGGCCAAGACACTTTTTCCGCCCTCATTTTCTCTCACGCGATAGACGAAAATAATGCCCATGATCTAAGAACTTTCGAATCGACCTTCTCCGATCATCTTCCTTCAACTTTCCGAACAATTCCTCAACTCTTGTAAGGTCATGATCCCCTTTACACTTTTTTCATTATATTGTGGTTATATGTAGATTTGTGGTCCTTTCACTTACAAATACTAGAGTCGTATGGTCTTAGAGAATTCTTGATTTGTAGCTTAGGTTGGGTCATTCAAGTTTAGAGCTCACCAGTTCTAATTAGATCGACGACTAGTGTAACGTCCtaattttcctaataaggcttagctccttgattagggggccaagaggacaattattgatttaattgcattattatgtgatgatatgcatgattatatgaattatgtgagttatattataatatgactgtatttgcatatttaggtgtattaagcatgcatgtgtacatgtttcttattagaagggcatttttgtaattttggtccgttgagggcatatttgaatatatatatatatgttatatgactgagaccacattattatgtgggtatatttggattattcgacatgaggcgatcttagggagcaagttagcggtttagtcataacggggtcaaacaCTCGCCTTGGGGTGAGAATAGGAGTATTTTggtaacttagtacattaccaggatttatcgggtaatgggaaatcaTTTAGTGATTATTAGAGGAAATTGGAGGTAACGGGAATTatgaggcgttaattatgattagcaggAAAAAAGTGGCAAAAGACGGATTTGCCCTTAGAGACATTTGATGAGTAAGGGTTTAGCAAGAGATAGCTTGGTCTTTTACCAAGCTTGAGTGAGTTAGTCACTTGTAACTTCTCAAAACAAAGGGGAAGACACTTAGAAAAAACTCTCAAATcaattactctctctctctctctcttgttcctCTCTCTATCCCTTGAAGCTTTGAGGAGTTTTGATTATTTTGAGGAGGAAAAATATTGGAATTGAACGGAGTTGAAGCTAGGATTGAATTGGAACAACACAGGGGTCATGATTCTTCATTGAGGTAAGGAATTGCTCTGGTTTTTGGTGGATTCctgttgtggtttaaattttactAAAGTTTAAAACTaatggttgggttttgatttgggttaaggATTTGGCTTGGTTTTTGGGTGTATAAGTTGTTTAGGATGGTTGGAAATGTTTGTGGGGGTATAGTTTTAGTTTTGGTTTGGATTTGTGGTGAGTTTGCTGGGTTTTGAGTTCAGAGAAAATGgcagaaaaacccagattttgttGGTTCACGCAAGGGCgccatatcattttttttccaaGTCGCGACACTGGGGTGGTCTAGGGCAGGAGCCTCTGGGTAGGTGCCGCGGTGGCAGGCCATTGTTTAGGGGCCTTAGTTTTGTAattttagggcataggcccagggcttgggggacgatttcaccaccccgtgtgggggaattagaggtcccgagagcatgggattaGTCCTAGGGTTCAATTATGAAATAAAATGGTAATGAGAACAttatttgtgggttgtgactagtttaccgctagggctcgggagaggaTTGTTCTCGGGAGACATGCttgcttgcttatttgtttgcgcttggaccaaaggtaagaaaattgtacccaatacgtgatgtatgtgattagggcttggcccagttgttagATATagttgtgattagggctcgggcccctataaatgtgcatgattatgattgtgtgtgattgtttgattaagcatgcttgaatgctctgtagatggataattgttaaatggtgTATGAttatttgcattatctgattgaaaagcattgacttataagtcaagggcagcagtagcgcgctgagcgttggtcgaaagcattaacttataagtcaagggtggcaatagtgcgTTGGgcgctggtcgttatggttaggcctaatcaagagcgtggcatatgcttgtccgacccaatggtctttggaaaactaaagcgcaaggtacgctgggccagctccaaggctcgttacacagaggatagggcaatgggccttgGGGTGACAACATGGTCCCATATCCTATGGAACTAGGCCCTAGTATGAATTATTAGTCAATTATTTAGGGCAACAGGGCCCGatatgatgttgtagtcatttatctgattagaatgcatgcatgagtagggttattactgctaggcatgcttattatgattct is a window of Humulus lupulus chromosome 4, drHumLupu1.1, whole genome shotgun sequence DNA encoding:
- the LOC133831088 gene encoding uncharacterized protein LOC133831088 isoform X1; translation: MNIRRERRMVGRRRKNEIVVGLAVVFILGTAVYFRLWSIDYSASSFDADFLRRQFDLANREALDESAEWRSRYDEEAVKTAQCLSELKQFKESSKKDDHDTGNINQKLELLQKENMALLERVEALKQELETEKLKCIKH
- the LOC133831088 gene encoding uncharacterized protein LOC133831088 isoform X2, with product MNIRRERRMVGRRRKNEIVVGLAVVFILGTAVYFRLWSIDYSASSFDADFLRRQFDLANREALDESAEWRSRYDEEAVKTAQCLSELKQENMALLERVEALKQELETEKLKCIKH